One window of the Bombus huntii isolate Logan2020A chromosome 18, iyBomHunt1.1, whole genome shotgun sequence genome contains the following:
- the LOC126875419 gene encoding ubiquitin-fold modifier-conjugating enzyme 1 encodes MVDESTKKTLSNIPLLQTKAGPRDKELWVQRLKEEYQALIKYVRNNKESDNDWFRLESNKEGTKWFGKCWYIHNFSKYEFEIEFDIPVTYPITAPEIALPELDGKTAKMYRGGKICLTDHFKPLWARNVPKFGIAHAMALGLGPWLAVEIPDLIEKGAIAHKDKIDEHKS; translated from the exons atGGTAGATGAGTCTACAAAGAAGACATTAAGTAATATTCCATTATTACAAACAAAAGCTGGACCTAGGGATAAAGAGTTATGGGTGCAGAGATTGAAAGAAGAATACCAAGCTTTAATTAAA TATGtgagaaataataaagaatctGACAATGATTGGTTTCGTCTGGAATCAAATAAAGAGGGTACAAAATGGTTTGGTAAATGTTGGTATATACATAACTTttcaaaatatgaatttgaaattgaGTTTGAT ataCCTGTTACATACCCTATAACAGCACCTGAAATTGCTTTACCAGAATTAGATGGTAAAACAGCAAAAATGTACAGAGGTGGAAAGATTTGTCTTACAGATCATTTTAAACCCTTATGGGCACGTAATGTACCAAAATTTGGAATTGCACATGCCATGGCACTAGGA cTTGGACCTTGGTTAGCAGTTGAAATTCCTGATCTTATAGAAAAAGGTGCTATAGCTCATAAAGATAAAATTGATGAACATAAATCGTAa
- the LOC126875416 gene encoding SAP domain-containing ribonucleoprotein isoform X1, translating into MADSSYEKGLTELSKMKVADLKIELKQRGLPTTGNKNELVERLQLAIHGDSALSLDETTEEILDEDAVLGDEEIEELSNKPDSQEGNEKRKLSTESNVSAKKIVLNRKPVIEEIKNEQTEKIEIDTKTIETAPPEKKIIKLSELGIKERLEMRAKKFGLPLSEAAKKEARSARFSINNQNNKSAASVKTPVHTTYEVLKKRAERFGTSVSSLMEKAELEARIEKRKVRFGEVKPTNKKVFYNKVKIVK; encoded by the exons ATGGCTGATTCATCTTATGAGAAAGGACTTACAGAACTTTCAAAAATGAAG GTTGCAGATCTGAAAATTGAGTTAAAACAAAGAGGACTACCTACTACTggcaataaaaatgaattggTTGAAAGACTTCAATTAGCAATTCATGGTG ATTCTGCACTATCTTTAGATGAGACTACAGAGGAAATTTTAGATGAAGATGCAGTTCTTGgc GATGAAGAAATAGAAGAGCTATCAAATAAACCTGACTCACAAGAAGgtaatgaaaaaagaaaattgtctACTGAAAGTAATGTAAGTGCTAAAAAGATAGTTCTAAATCGAAAACCAGTAATTGAAGAAATTAAGAATGAACAAAcagaaaagattgaaattgataCAAAAACTATTGAGACTGCACCACcagaaaaaaagataattaaattatcagaGCTTGGTATCAAAGAg AGATTAGAAATGAGAGCTAAGAAATTTGGATTACCATTATCAGAAGCTGCTAAGAAAGAAGCTAGATCTGCAAGATTCAGTATTAATAATCAGAATAATAAGTCAGCTGCATCTGTAAAAACACCTGtg CATACAACTTACGAAGTTCTAAAGAAGCGAGCAGAAAGGTTTGGTACGTCTGTTTCTAGTTTAATGGAAAAG GCTGAATTAGAAGccagaatagagaaaagaaaagtcAGATTTGGCGAAGTGAAACCTACAAATAAGaaagtattttataataaagttaaaattgttaaatga
- the LOC126875416 gene encoding SAP domain-containing ribonucleoprotein isoform X2 has translation MADSSYEKGLTELSKMKVADLKIELKQRGLPTTGNKNELVERLQLAIHDSALSLDETTEEILDEDAVLGDEEIEELSNKPDSQEGNEKRKLSTESNVSAKKIVLNRKPVIEEIKNEQTEKIEIDTKTIETAPPEKKIIKLSELGIKERLEMRAKKFGLPLSEAAKKEARSARFSINNQNNKSAASVKTPVHTTYEVLKKRAERFGTSVSSLMEKAELEARIEKRKVRFGEVKPTNKKVFYNKVKIVK, from the exons ATGGCTGATTCATCTTATGAGAAAGGACTTACAGAACTTTCAAAAATGAAG GTTGCAGATCTGAAAATTGAGTTAAAACAAAGAGGACTACCTACTACTggcaataaaaatgaattggTTGAAAGACTTCAATTAGCAATTCATG ATTCTGCACTATCTTTAGATGAGACTACAGAGGAAATTTTAGATGAAGATGCAGTTCTTGgc GATGAAGAAATAGAAGAGCTATCAAATAAACCTGACTCACAAGAAGgtaatgaaaaaagaaaattgtctACTGAAAGTAATGTAAGTGCTAAAAAGATAGTTCTAAATCGAAAACCAGTAATTGAAGAAATTAAGAATGAACAAAcagaaaagattgaaattgataCAAAAACTATTGAGACTGCACCACcagaaaaaaagataattaaattatcagaGCTTGGTATCAAAGAg AGATTAGAAATGAGAGCTAAGAAATTTGGATTACCATTATCAGAAGCTGCTAAGAAAGAAGCTAGATCTGCAAGATTCAGTATTAATAATCAGAATAATAAGTCAGCTGCATCTGTAAAAACACCTGtg CATACAACTTACGAAGTTCTAAAGAAGCGAGCAGAAAGGTTTGGTACGTCTGTTTCTAGTTTAATGGAAAAG GCTGAATTAGAAGccagaatagagaaaagaaaagtcAGATTTGGCGAAGTGAAACCTACAAATAAGaaagtattttataataaagttaaaattgttaaatga